Proteins encoded within one genomic window of Ranitomeya variabilis isolate aRanVar5 chromosome 4, aRanVar5.hap1, whole genome shotgun sequence:
- the LOC143765591 gene encoding keratin, type I cytoskeletal 12-like produces MSYQKGSASSRVSVGGGGYGTAICSFLGNSGGACGAAGYGGSQSGGVSAGYGGAGAFGGSLSGGAAFGSNLVSAGGFGGGFGGGVSGGFGGDNLLSGDEKGTMQNLNDRLATYLSKVRALEDANADLECKIREWYEKHNKDNKPNRDYSKYFNIIEDLKKQIQVATMDNSRVILQVDNARLAADDFKIKYENELCLRQSVEADINGLRRVLDDLNLSKCDLESQIENLTEELISLKKNHEEEMKSFQGVTGELTVEMKAAPGVDLTEILNNMRSDYEELAEKNRRDAEAQFNEACKSLKKEISSGAEQIQSSKSEITDLKRSVQALDIELQAAQAMKKTLENSLAETEGNYCVQLGKIQEKISILELQLCEVRTDMERQGLEYDQLLDIKTRLEKEIETYRCLLEGESSKVQTSPPVSKESVKSRKVKTIVEEYVNGRVVSQQVKEHEEKI; encoded by the exons ATGTCTTACCAAAAAGGCTCAGCATCTTCAAGAGTATCTGTTGGAGGTGGTGGATATGGGACAGCCATTTGCTCATTTCTTGGAAACTCTGGAGGAGCATGTGGCGCTGCAGGCTATGGTGGAAGCCAAAGTGGAGGTGTTTCAGCTGGATATGGTGGAGCAGGTGCTTTTGGTGGTAGCTTAAGTGGTGGTGCTGCCTTTGGTAGTAACTTGGTTAGTGCTGGAGGCTTTGGTGGTGGATTTGGTGGTGGTGTTTCTGGTGGTTTTGGTGGAGATAACCTCCTGTCTGGTGATGAAAAGGGGACCATGCAGAATCTTAATGATCGTCTTGCCACTTATCTGAGTAAAGTGAGAGCATTAGAAGATGCCAATGCTGATCTTGAGTGCAAAATTAGGGAATGGTATGAGAAACACAACAAAGATAACAAGCCAAATCGGGACTATAGCAAATATTTCAATATAATTGAGGACCTCAAGAAGCAG ATTCAAGTTGCAACTATGGATAATTCAAGAGTCATCCTTCAGGTTGATAATGCCCGTCTGGCAGCTGATGATTTCAAGATCAA GTATGAAAATGAGCTGTGCCTCCGTCAAAGTGTAGAGGCTGATATTAATGGTCTACGAAGAGTGCTAGATGACCTGAACTTGTCCAAGTGTGACCTTGAGTCACAGATTGAAAACTTGACTGAGGAACTTATTAGCCTGAAGAAGAACCATGAAGAG GAGATGAAGAGTTTCCAAGGAGTTACAGGAGAACTAACAGTGGAAATGAAAGCGGCTCCTGGAGTTGACCTCACTGAAATTCTAAATAATATGAGATCAGACTATGAAGAACTGGCAGAAAAGAATCGTAGAGATGCAGAAGCTCAATTTAATGAAGCG TGCAAATCTCTCAAAAAAGAGATCTCATCTGGGGCTGAACAAATCCAGTCCAGCAAGAGTGAAATCACAGATTTGAAACGCTCTGTACAAGCATTGGATATTGAACTGCAAGCTGCTCAGGCTATG AAAAAAACTCTAGAAAATTCATTAGCTGAGACAGAGGGCAACTACTGTGTACAACTTGGGAAGATCCAAGAGAAGATTAGCATCTTAGAGCTACAGCTGTGTGAAGTTAGAACTGACATGGAAAGGCAAGGCTTGGAATACGATCAACTCCTAGACATCAAAACCAGACTAGAGAAAGAAATTGAGACCTATCGTTGCTTGCTGGAAGGTGAATCCAG CAAAGTCCAGACTTCCCCTCCAGTTTCAAAAG AAAGTGTCAAGTCCCGAAAGGTTAAAACCATCGTTGAGGAATATGTGAATGGAAGAGTGGTGTCACAACAAGTAAAAGAACACGAAGAGAAAATCTGA